From Helicobacter anatolicus, the proteins below share one genomic window:
- the nadD gene encoding nicotinate (nicotinamide) nucleotide adenylyltransferase, translating into MRLALYGGSFDPPHIAHLEIIKEVLDSCALDLLVVMIAYQNPLKPSYRFDEKLRLKWMEKVCSDYQRVVVSDYEIRNQINYTIDTIEYLKKCYQPESIDVILGEDNFLNLDKWHKIEQLKKKVNFILVKRIGFEYNMRDFPIKTINLKNITFPVSSTQIREYNRDCVKFIPAVILDEVLQNLRS; encoded by the coding sequence ATGCGTTTGGCTTTATATGGAGGTAGCTTTGATCCGCCTCATATTGCACATTTAGAAATTATTAAAGAGGTGTTAGATTCCTGTGCACTGGATCTTTTGGTTGTGATGATCGCGTATCAAAATCCACTTAAGCCTTCTTATAGATTTGATGAAAAGCTTCGCTTAAAATGGATGGAGAAAGTTTGTAGTGACTATCAAAGGGTTGTGGTGAGTGATTATGAAATACGCAATCAAATTAATTATACAATTGATACGATTGAATATCTTAAAAAGTGTTACCAGCCAGAGAGTATTGATGTGATTTTAGGAGAGGATAATTTTTTAAATCTTGATAAATGGCACAAAATAGAACAACTTAAAAAAAAGGTAAATTTTATCTTAGTGAAGCGTATAGGTTTTGAGTATAATATGCGAGATTTTCCTATTAAGACCATAAATTTAAAAAATATCACATTTCCAGTGTCCTCAACACAGATTCGAGAGTATAATAGGGATTGTGTGAAATTTATCCCTGCGGTGATTTTAGATGAAGTATTGCAGAATTTAAGGAGTTAA
- a CDS encoding alanine/glycine:cation symporter family protein, translated as MDNAFDGSYSFLTNTFAFVKNWSDVINGWLDNANDFMYTYYLVALLVLVGLYYSFRLGFVQIRLLKESIRVVTEKTDADEKHAEHISPFQALMISTASRVGIGNIAGITMAVTIGGAGAVFWMWLMAFFGGASAFAESTLAQVYKVKDGKGFKGGPAYYIKYALGSKWLGSLFAIFLILTYAYGFNGLQSNTMTSAFEIYCQEGNFADSNFKLYIGLILTIFSAAMFFSKSHFIGKVSSLIVPYMALAYVLLAFIAVFLNYEKIPEVCKIILQDAFDFKAIFGGFAGSAIVIGIKRGLFSNEAGMGSAPNAAAAAHTSHPVKQGLVQSLSVLIDVIICSSSAFLVLFSTSFVGKGQELKGMPLVQSAMQEYFGSIGLHFVTIAVVLFAITSLIGNYYYAQANIKYLTKNKILIRLFQASAVAMVFIGAQMDLKLAWNMADVLMALMATLNIVAILLLSGIVHKVLKDYIQQRKQGLDPQFSAKKLGIKNAECWN; from the coding sequence ATGGATAATGCTTTTGATGGCTCGTATTCGTTTTTGACTAATACTTTTGCTTTTGTAAAAAACTGGTCAGATGTTATAAATGGTTGGCTGGATAATGCAAATGATTTTATGTATACATACTATCTAGTAGCATTATTGGTATTAGTGGGTCTTTACTATAGCTTTCGTTTAGGGTTTGTGCAAATTAGATTACTAAAAGAAAGTATTCGTGTTGTGACTGAAAAAACAGATGCAGATGAAAAGCATGCAGAACATATTAGCCCCTTTCAGGCTTTAATGATTTCAACGGCTTCAAGAGTAGGGATTGGAAATATTGCAGGGATTACGATGGCAGTTACAATTGGGGGAGCTGGTGCGGTATTTTGGATGTGGTTGATGGCATTTTTTGGTGGTGCAAGTGCATTTGCTGAAAGCACATTAGCTCAAGTTTATAAAGTAAAAGATGGTAAAGGTTTTAAGGGGGGTCCTGCATATTATATAAAGTATGCTTTAGGTTCAAAATGGTTAGGGTCACTTTTTGCAATTTTCTTGATTTTAACATATGCATATGGATTTAATGGCTTGCAGTCAAATACCATGACTTCAGCATTTGAAATTTATTGTCAAGAAGGTAATTTTGCAGATAGTAATTTTAAACTTTATATTGGTCTGATTCTTACAATTTTTTCTGCAGCGATGTTTTTTTCAAAAAGTCATTTTATTGGAAAAGTAAGTTCTTTGATTGTTCCTTATATGGCACTTGCCTACGTGCTTTTGGCATTTATTGCAGTATTTTTAAATTATGAAAAAATTCCTGAGGTATGTAAAATTATTTTGCAAGATGCATTTGATTTTAAGGCAATTTTTGGTGGTTTTGCAGGTAGTGCGATTGTAATTGGAATTAAAAGAGGATTATTTTCTAATGAAGCGGGTATGGGGTCAGCACCTAATGCCGCAGCTGCTGCGCATACAAGCCATCCTGTCAAGCAAGGTTTAGTGCAATCTTTAAGTGTTTTAATTGATGTGATCATTTGCTCTAGTTCAGCATTTTTGGTTCTTTTTTCTACTTCTTTTGTTGGAAAGGGGCAGGAGCTTAAGGGAATGCCATTGGTACAAAGTGCGATGCAGGAGTATTTTGGTAGTATAGGATTGCATTTTGTTACGATTGCAGTAGTGTTATTTGCTATTACTTCATTGATAGGAAATTATTATTATGCGCAAGCAAATATCAAGTATCTTACAAAAAATAAAATTTTAATAAGATTGTTTCAAGCAAGTGCAGTAGCAATGGTTTTTATCGGTGCGCAAATGGACTTGAAGCTCGCTTGGAATATGGCAGATGTATTGATGGCATTAATGGCTACTTTAAATATTGTGGCAATCTTGCTTTTATCAGGTATTGTTCACAAGGTATTAAAAGATTATATTCAGCAAAGAAAACAGGGGTTAGATCCTCAGTTTAGTGCAAAGAAACTAGGAATAAAAAATGCAGAATGTTGGAATTAA
- the gmd gene encoding GDP-mannose 4,6-dehydratase, translating to MKKVALITGITGQDGAYLAEFLLKKGYEVHGIKRRASLFNTDRIDHIYQDPHAENKNFFLHYGDMTDSMNLTRIIQEVQPDEIYNLAAMSHVGVSFETPEYTANADGIGTLRILEAIRLLNLVQKTKVYQASTSELYGLVQEIPQSEKTPFYPRSPYACAKLYAYWITINYREAYNIFASNGILFNHESPIRGETFVTRKITRAAAKIALGLQDVLYLGNLSSKRDWGHAKDYVRMMWMILQAQKAEDWVIATGITTEVREFVKMAFLELGIELDFAGVGVEEKGIVKACLGDFQLPIGKEIVKVDPRYFRPTEVDLLIGDATKAREQLGWVPEYNLNNLVKEMVQSDLKLMQKDKLLQDSGYSIMRYFE from the coding sequence ATGAAAAAGGTTGCATTAATTACAGGGATTACGGGTCAAGATGGCGCCTATCTTGCAGAATTTCTTCTTAAAAAAGGTTATGAGGTGCATGGTATAAAAAGACGCGCTTCTTTGTTTAATACAGATAGAATTGATCATATTTATCAAGATCCACATGCAGAAAATAAAAACTTTTTTTTGCATTATGGGGATATGACAGATTCTATGAATCTTACGCGCATTATTCAAGAAGTACAGCCTGATGAAATCTATAATCTTGCAGCAATGAGCCATGTTGGAGTTTCTTTTGAAACTCCAGAATACACTGCAAATGCTGATGGAATAGGTACTTTGAGAATTTTAGAAGCGATTAGATTGCTCAATCTTGTACAAAAAACTAAAGTCTATCAAGCTTCTACAAGTGAGCTTTATGGATTGGTGCAAGAGATTCCACAAAGTGAAAAAACACCTTTTTATCCACGCTCTCCTTATGCTTGTGCAAAGCTTTATGCATATTGGATTACTATAAATTATCGTGAAGCATATAATATTTTTGCTAGTAATGGAATTTTATTTAACCATGAAAGCCCGATTAGGGGGGAGACTTTTGTGACAAGAAAAATCACGCGTGCAGCAGCTAAAATTGCATTGGGGTTACAAGATGTTTTATATCTTGGGAATCTTTCATCTAAGAGAGATTGGGGACATGCAAAGGATTATGTAAGAATGATGTGGATGATTTTGCAAGCACAAAAGGCGGAGGATTGGGTAATTGCTACAGGGATTACAACAGAGGTAAGAGAATTTGTCAAGATGGCATTTCTAGAGCTTGGGATAGAATTAGATTTTGCTGGAGTTGGGGTAGAGGAAAAGGGCATTGTAAAAGCGTGTTTAGGGGATTTTCAATTACCTATTGGAAAGGAGATTGTTAAAGTGGACCCTAGATATTTTAGACCTACGGAAGTAGATTTATTAATCGGAGATGCCACAAAAGCAAGAGAACAATTAGGATGGGTGCCAGAATATAATTTAAATAATCTTGTTAAAGAAATGGTGCAAAGTGATTTAAAATTAATGCAAAAAGATAAACTATTGCAAGATTCTGGCTACAGCATTATGCGATATTTTGAATAA
- a CDS encoding c-type cytochrome, whose product MKRFFIFLSCLVSMSFAIDHGLEKTKKATGINLPEVEWKLPEAMQEDGYIDESKMPKDSKYSEMVILGNKILNETSKYVGPQAKDPKKRFAGNNLSCSSCHANGGTVQYQSGFVGIFGRFPQYNARADKVITLQDRINGCFERSMNGKRMPDNALEMKAMIAYMQWLSQGVPVGAKIKGQGLQKVNFLSRAADPKRGAKIYANKCAACHQEDGQGMKNTESTGAYYVFPPIWGDDTYNTGAGMYRLIKAAAYIKGNMPKGDPSLTLEEAYDVASYINSQKRPVKANREQDFPDRRVKPLDMDVGPYDPAEKGKFSTKDHRYGPYAPMEKTK is encoded by the coding sequence ATGAAAAGATTTTTCATTTTTTTATCTTGTTTGGTTTCGATGAGTTTTGCTATTGATCATGGGTTGGAGAAAACTAAAAAAGCTACAGGGATTAATTTGCCTGAAGTTGAATGGAAATTACCAGAGGCAATGCAAGAAGATGGATATATTGATGAAAGCAAAATGCCAAAGGATTCTAAATATAGTGAAATGGTTATTTTAGGCAATAAAATCTTAAATGAAACTTCAAAGTATGTAGGTCCTCAAGCGAAAGATCCTAAGAAGCGTTTTGCAGGCAATAATCTTTCTTGTTCTAGTTGTCATGCTAATGGTGGAACGGTGCAGTATCAATCTGGATTTGTTGGTATTTTTGGAAGATTTCCACAATACAATGCAAGAGCGGATAAAGTGATTACTTTGCAAGATAGAATTAATGGATGTTTTGAAAGAAGTATGAATGGTAAAAGAATGCCTGACAATGCACTAGAAATGAAGGCAATGATAGCTTATATGCAATGGTTATCTCAAGGTGTGCCTGTTGGTGCGAAAATTAAGGGGCAAGGTTTGCAAAAAGTAAACTTTTTATCAAGAGCAGCAGATCCTAAAAGAGGTGCAAAAATTTATGCGAATAAGTGTGCAGCTTGTCATCAAGAAGATGGTCAGGGTATGAAAAATACAGAATCTACTGGCGCGTATTATGTGTTTCCGCCAATTTGGGGAGATGATACTTATAATACAGGTGCAGGAATGTATCGCTTGATTAAGGCAGCAGCATATATTAAAGGTAATATGCCAAAAGGTGATCCAAGTTTAACTTTAGAAGAAGCTTATGATGTTGCATCATATATTAATTCTCAAAAAAGACCAGTGAAAGCTAATCGTGAGCAAGATTTTCCAGACAGAAGAGTGAAACCTTTAGATATGGATGTTGGTCCTTATGATCCAGCTGAAAAAGGTAAATTTTCTACAAAAGATCATCGTTATGGACCTTATGCTCCAATGGAAAAGACAAAATAG
- a CDS encoding AAA family ATPase: MKSFLGPTMARIIDESVKISKRMQHNVLTIEHVFFALIHNKYGMQILKNCGINQEDLQRHVGQYLVKHVPISEVNSIPEQTPALQRVFFNMINHAKINQQKQLDVQDFLIFMLEEEQSYSTLLLKSYEVDRGLILEAASQVAEDSQEDPLKKYAQNLNLLAKKGKIDPIIGREKEIERVSEILCKRKKNNAILIGEPGVGKTAIAEGIALSIVQKTCVKALNNFEIYSLDLAGMVAGSKYRGDFEKRLKSVVESIQEQENIILFIDEIHMIVGAGATGNNGNMDAANILKPLLSSGKLRCIGATTFQEYKNYFLKDRALSRRFMSVEVLEPSIEDCYKILQRVAPLYEDYHQVKYSDEAIRACVDLSHAYINERFLPDKAIDLLDESGVNLEYKKHRNIEKKQIEDTLAKFVNIPREVLRSDEKQLLQRLEKTLQKEVFSQNEAIAKIVSAIKINKAGLGELDKPIGSFLFVGPSGVGKTSLAQNLSQALGIKFYRIDMSEYMEAHSVAKLIGSPNGYVGFEQGGMLVDMIRKNPHCVLLLDEIEKAHSDIYNLLLQVMDDASLRDNLGNKADFRNVILIMTSNAGTKEIQKLGFNASMQDKHSSAIKDLFSPEFRGRLDGVIYFNSLDKKDYVNIAKKQIVLLNKKLKEKEISLQIDSKALDFIASYALDPMLGAREIANIINTQIKPKLSEMILFEIKDRPCRLKITLFQNQLKIVKNSRLKSDRLIVMEN; this comes from the coding sequence ATGAAAAGTTTTTTGGGTCCAACAATGGCGAGAATTATTGATGAATCTGTAAAAATTAGTAAGCGCATGCAGCATAATGTTTTAACAATTGAGCATGTGTTTTTTGCATTGATACATAACAAATATGGCATGCAGATTTTAAAAAATTGTGGAATCAATCAAGAAGATTTGCAAAGACATGTCGGGCAGTATCTTGTAAAACATGTTCCTATTTCTGAGGTAAATAGTATTCCGGAACAAACTCCTGCTTTGCAAAGAGTGTTTTTTAATATGATTAATCATGCTAAGATAAATCAGCAAAAACAGCTTGATGTTCAGGATTTTTTGATTTTTATGCTTGAGGAGGAGCAAAGCTATAGTACATTATTATTAAAAAGCTATGAGGTAGATCGTGGCTTGATTTTGGAAGCAGCTTCTCAGGTAGCAGAAGATTCTCAAGAAGATCCTTTAAAAAAATACGCACAAAATCTTAATCTTCTTGCTAAAAAAGGAAAAATTGACCCTATTATTGGAAGGGAAAAAGAAATTGAGCGTGTTAGTGAGATTCTTTGCAAAAGAAAGAAAAATAATGCCATTTTAATTGGTGAGCCTGGTGTAGGCAAAACTGCAATTGCCGAGGGGATTGCACTAAGTATTGTGCAAAAAACTTGTGTTAAGGCATTAAATAATTTTGAAATTTATAGTCTTGATTTGGCGGGTATGGTTGCTGGAAGCAAGTATCGTGGAGATTTTGAAAAGCGTTTGAAAAGTGTTGTGGAATCTATACAAGAGCAAGAAAATATAATTTTGTTTATTGATGAGATTCATATGATTGTAGGTGCTGGTGCTACAGGAAATAATGGAAATATGGATGCTGCAAATATTTTAAAGCCTCTTTTGTCTAGTGGAAAATTACGATGCATTGGTGCAACAACCTTTCAAGAATATAAAAATTATTTTTTGAAAGATAGGGCTTTGTCTCGTAGGTTTATGAGTGTTGAAGTACTTGAGCCTAGCATTGAAGATTGTTATAAAATTTTACAAAGAGTAGCTCCTCTTTATGAGGATTATCATCAGGTAAAATATAGTGATGAGGCAATTAGGGCTTGTGTAGATCTTTCACATGCTTATATAAATGAGCGATTTTTACCCGATAAGGCAATTGATCTTTTAGATGAATCGGGGGTAAATTTAGAGTATAAAAAACATAGGAATATTGAAAAAAAACAGATTGAAGATACTTTGGCAAAATTTGTCAATATTCCTAGAGAGGTGCTAAGATCAGATGAAAAGCAGCTGTTGCAAAGATTGGAGAAAACTTTGCAAAAAGAAGTATTTTCTCAAAATGAAGCGATTGCTAAAATTGTTTCTGCTATTAAAATTAACAAAGCAGGGCTTGGAGAATTAGATAAGCCAATTGGTAGTTTTTTATTTGTGGGACCTAGCGGGGTAGGAAAAACTTCTTTAGCACAAAATCTAAGTCAAGCATTAGGGATTAAGTTTTATAGAATTGATATGAGTGAATACATGGAAGCACATAGTGTTGCAAAGCTTATTGGCTCTCCAAATGGGTATGTAGGGTTTGAGCAAGGGGGAATGCTTGTGGATATGATTCGTAAAAACCCGCATTGCGTACTATTGCTTGATGAAATTGAAAAAGCACATTCAGATATTTACAATCTTTTGTTGCAAGTGATGGATGATGCAAGTTTGCGTGATAATTTGGGAAATAAGGCAGATTTTAGAAATGTAATTTTGATTATGACTTCTAATGCTGGCACAAAAGAAATACAAAAATTAGGATTTAATGCAAGCATGCAAGATAAGCACTCAAGTGCAATTAAGGATTTGTTTTCACCAGAATTTAGAGGTAGGTTAGATGGAGTGATATATTTTAATTCATTAGATAAAAAAGACTATGTAAATATTGCAAAAAAACAAATTGTATTGTTAAATAAGAAGTTAAAAGAAAAAGAAATTAGTTTACAAATCGATTCTAAAGCATTGGATTTTATTGCTTCTTATGCGCTAGATCCAATGCTAGGAGCTAGGGAAATAGCAAATATTATTAACACGCAAATCAAGCCAAAGCTTAGTGAAATGATTTTATTTGAAATAAAAGATAGACCTTGTAGGCTAAAAATTACTTTATTTCAAAATCAATTAAAAATTGTAAAAAATAGTAGGCTCAAATCCGATAGGTTAATAGTAATGGAAAATTAA
- a CDS encoding ATP-dependent Clp protease adaptor ClpS translates to MSQSSFEEKVSVLLQEPIMASVLMFDNDYTPMDFVVELLVEIFEKNYNKATEIMLSVHNDGSGVCGTYPYDIAELKINLAKNKAEACGYPLRFELKML, encoded by the coding sequence ATGTCACAAAGCTCTTTTGAAGAAAAAGTATCAGTTTTATTGCAAGAACCAATTATGGCTTCTGTGCTTATGTTTGATAATGACTATACACCAATGGATTTTGTAGTGGAGTTACTTGTAGAGATTTTTGAAAAAAATTATAATAAGGCTACAGAGATTATGTTAAGCGTGCATAATGATGGCAGCGGGGTTTGTGGGACATATCCTTATGATATTGCGGAGTTGAAAATAAATCTTGCAAAAAATAAAGCAGAGGCTTGCGGTTACCCTTTGAGATTTGAGCTTAAAATGCTTTGA
- the nikR gene encoding nickel-responsive transcriptional regulator NikR has protein sequence MTKNLLVRFSVSLQKKLLDYLDTYLTKQGYASRSEVIRDLIREKMVQEIWENDDMQDKIGVLVIIYDHHHKELNQRMIDIQHQANIQILCNTHVHLDHCNCLETIMLRGDGASIARISLEIGGLRGVKFSKLTQAYHFAKDC, from the coding sequence ATGACCAAAAATCTACTAGTACGTTTTTCAGTATCGCTACAAAAAAAATTACTTGATTACTTAGATACATATTTAACAAAACAGGGTTATGCCTCAAGATCTGAAGTGATTAGAGATTTAATACGCGAAAAAATGGTGCAAGAGATATGGGAAAATGATGATATGCAAGATAAAATTGGAGTGTTGGTGATTATTTATGATCATCACCACAAAGAGCTCAACCAAAGGATGATTGATATCCAACATCAAGCCAATATACAAATTTTGTGTAACACGCATGTACATTTAGATCATTGCAATTGTTTGGAAACAATTATGCTTCGAGGAGATGGTGCAAGTATTGCGCGTATTAGTTTAGAAATTGGGGGTTTAAGGGGAGTGAAGTTTTCTAAACTCACGCAAGCTTATCATTTTGCTAAAGATTGTTGA
- a CDS encoding mannose-1-phosphate guanylyltransferase/mannose-6-phosphate isomerase, producing MLKIVILCGGSGTRLWPLSREDYPKQFSKILGNRSLFQETLLRNLVLEKEESAEIEIISNEKYHFLLENQSSEISQTIHHYILESLPKNTAAAIAFSAFNAKEKDILLVLPSDHLISNKELYYKTVKKAMEFARHGYLVTFGISPTSPHTGYGYIKSNQGVVECFKEKPDYNLAKSYFEDGGYFWNSGMFCFEAGVFLQELKTYAEEIFLSTKLAFQKARKRNNAFFIPQDMSEKIPSNSIDYAVLEKSQKVFCLESHFDWNDVGSFDSLSQEFGKKKEGFNPIKVVSKESKNNFIMSDKLVATIGIEDLIIIDTPDSLLVSKKNQTQAIKDILPQVQKIAPHLIRTHQITYRPWGYYQILLETQTYKIKQIVIKPKSRLSLQKHFHRNEHWIVVSGRANVTLEDKVFILEPNQSTYIPQEKIHRLANLEEEDLVVIEVQMGSYLGEDDIVRLEDDFSRC from the coding sequence ATGTTGAAAATTGTAATATTATGCGGTGGTAGTGGCACGAGATTATGGCCACTTTCAAGGGAGGATTATCCCAAGCAATTTAGTAAGATTTTAGGCAATCGCTCATTGTTTCAAGAGACATTATTGCGGAATCTTGTTTTAGAAAAAGAAGAAAGTGCAGAAATTGAAATTATTTCTAATGAAAAATATCATTTTTTGTTAGAGAATCAAAGCAGTGAAATTTCTCAAACAATTCATCATTATATTTTAGAATCTTTACCAAAAAATACAGCTGCAGCCATTGCTTTTAGTGCATTTAATGCTAAAGAAAAGGATATTTTACTTGTATTGCCAAGTGATCATTTGATTTCTAATAAAGAGCTTTATTATAAAACCGTAAAAAAAGCAATGGAATTTGCTAGGCATGGATATTTGGTGACTTTTGGAATTTCTCCGACTTCTCCGCATACAGGTTATGGTTATATAAAAAGTAATCAGGGGGTCGTAGAGTGTTTTAAAGAAAAGCCAGATTATAATCTTGCAAAAAGTTATTTTGAAGACGGGGGGTATTTTTGGAATAGTGGAATGTTTTGTTTTGAAGCAGGAGTTTTTTTACAAGAGCTAAAAACTTATGCAGAAGAGATTTTTCTTTCTACAAAACTTGCATTTCAAAAAGCAAGAAAGCGAAATAATGCATTTTTTATTCCACAAGATATGAGTGAAAAAATCCCTAGCAATAGTATTGATTACGCAGTTTTAGAAAAGAGTCAAAAGGTGTTTTGTTTGGAATCTCATTTTGATTGGAATGATGTGGGGAGTTTTGATTCTTTAAGTCAAGAATTTGGAAAGAAGAAAGAGGGGTTTAATCCTATAAAAGTTGTTTCCAAAGAGTCAAAAAACAACTTTATTATGTCAGATAAATTGGTTGCTACTATTGGTATAGAAGATTTGATTATTATTGATACACCAGATTCTTTATTGGTGTCTAAAAAAAATCAAACTCAAGCTATTAAGGATATTTTACCTCAGGTTCAAAAAATTGCTCCACATCTTATACGAACACATCAGATTACCTATCGCCCTTGGGGATATTATCAGATACTTTTGGAGACGCAAACTTATAAAATTAAGCAAATTGTAATTAAACCAAAGTCCCGTTTATCTTTGCAAAAACATTTTCATCGTAATGAGCATTGGATTGTTGTTAGTGGGCGTGCAAATGTGACACTAGAAGATAAGGTTTTTATCCTAGAACCCAATCAATCTACTTATATTCCACAAGAAAAAATACATCGTCTTGCAAATTTGGAGGAAGAGGATTTGGTGGTTATTGAGGTGCAAATGGGAAGTTATTTAGGGGAGGATGATATTGTGCGCCTTGAGGACGACTTTTCGCGATGTTAA
- a CDS encoding DNA ligase, with the protein MLKILFFCLFAVFAFCIELFQPIVLEDLTEIDAKQYLVSEKLDGMRAYWNGKQLVSKSGRVIEAPEWFIQNLPPFCLDGELYTKRKDFEHIISIIKSRKNQDSWKELKYYIFELPYQEGNLKQRLQVLKDYLLIHPIAHVKIIPQYQFQNTKEIEEFFLEIKKLHGEGIVLRKNDTPYQTGRSQNALKYKVFLDSECEIIGYKMGKKSLRDKVGSFVCKEGERVFNVGSGLDNKIRENPPPLGTIITYKYYQTTKNNLPKHPVFLRVRNDF; encoded by the coding sequence ATGTTAAAAATCCTGTTTTTTTGTCTTTTTGCTGTATTTGCATTTTGTATTGAACTTTTTCAGCCCATTGTATTAGAAGATTTAACAGAAATTGATGCAAAACAATATTTAGTCAGTGAAAAATTAGATGGGATGCGTGCATATTGGAATGGAAAGCAATTGGTTTCTAAGAGTGGGCGAGTAATTGAAGCACCTGAGTGGTTTATACAAAATCTCCCACCTTTTTGTTTAGATGGAGAACTTTATACAAAAAGAAAGGATTTTGAACATATTATTTCAATTATTAAAAGTAGAAAAAATCAAGATTCTTGGAAAGAATTAAAATATTATATTTTTGAATTGCCATATCAAGAGGGGAATTTAAAGCAAAGATTACAGGTTTTAAAAGACTATCTTCTTATTCATCCTATTGCACATGTAAAAATTATTCCACAATATCAGTTTCAAAATACAAAAGAAATTGAGGAATTTTTTTTAGAGATTAAGAAATTACATGGTGAGGGGATTGTATTGCGAAAAAATGATACTCCTTATCAAACAGGGCGTAGCCAAAATGCTTTAAAATATAAAGTTTTTTTAGATAGTGAATGTGAGATTATTGGTTATAAAATGGGAAAAAAATCTTTGAGGGATAAGGTGGGGAGTTTTGTTTGCAAGGAGGGGGAAAGGGTTTTTAATGTAGGTAGCGGACTTGATAATAAAATAAGAGAAAATCCCCCACCACTTGGCACAATTATTACTTATAAGTATTATCAAACTACTAAAAATAATCTTCCTAAGCATCCGGTTTTTCTTCGTGTGCGTAATGATTTTTGA
- a CDS encoding HP0495 family protein, whose product MKQVVIDYPCVWEYRIIGDNQEAICAAVFEILAHPYELKVANHSKKGRFISMHLSTEVLNQEERDLIFQKLLKSPGIKMVI is encoded by the coding sequence ATGAAGCAAGTAGTAATTGATTATCCATGTGTTTGGGAATATCGCATTATAGGTGATAATCAAGAGGCAATTTGTGCAGCTGTTTTTGAGATTCTTGCACACCCTTATGAGTTAAAAGTAGCAAATCATTCCAAAAAAGGGCGTTTTATTTCCATGCATTTAAGTACTGAGGTTTTAAATCAAGAAGAACGGGATTTGATTTTTCAAAAACTTTTAAAAAGTCCTGGTATAAAAATGGTGATCTAG
- a CDS encoding YbgC/FadM family acyl-CoA thioesterase — protein sequence MNNWLNIMEMQIYYEDTDSGGIVYHGNYLKFCERVRSNIFFKHNRLPHTNEGGFVVHSLEAKYLNPLRLGDRIRVCLEVLEERASMMLIRHRIFKIFDMQAQKNMQQEVFFMDTKIVYVVQNKIKKIPQELRGIIHEASSN from the coding sequence TTGAATAATTGGCTAAACATCATGGAAATGCAAATTTATTATGAAGATACTGATAGTGGTGGAATTGTATATCATGGAAATTATTTAAAATTTTGCGAAAGGGTAAGGAGTAATATTTTTTTTAAACATAACCGATTGCCTCATACCAATGAGGGTGGTTTTGTTGTTCATTCTTTGGAAGCAAAATATTTAAACCCTTTGCGTTTAGGAGATAGGATTAGAGTTTGTTTGGAGGTGCTTGAAGAGAGGGCGAGCATGATGTTGATTCGTCATAGAATTTTTAAAATTTTTGACATGCAGGCACAAAAGAATATGCAACAAGAAGTTTTTTTTATGGATACAAAAATTGTTTATGTAGTGCAAAATAAGATTAAAAAAATACCACAAGAATTGAGAGGAATAATTCATGAAGCAAGTAGTAATTGA